The following proteins come from a genomic window of Musa acuminata AAA Group cultivar baxijiao chromosome BXJ1-7, Cavendish_Baxijiao_AAA, whole genome shotgun sequence:
- the LOC103990900 gene encoding transcription factor BHLH094 isoform X2: MDPPSLMPRLPEMCRFPMLGMPPPELVPRVGRIGGDASVEESTVTEQCGGSKGRRRRRDPPSSGGATEDESSKFVSTCSGNELAEAEAKRLKAIKSTDGNDNIKSEAEASSGICNKLAAQNPQTTEPPKQDYIHVRARRGQATDSHSLSERARREKISERMKILQDLVPGCNKVIGKASVLDEIINYIQALQHQVEFLSMKLEAVNSPMNTTIEVFPSKDFSSQRYNTTSSLAYSSQTREYEQGSGTEWLHMQPPSIFSEVHFSIEYSLMLERSSKHPARQELMTAI; this comes from the exons ATGGATCCGCCGTCGTTGATGCCGCGGCTGCCGGAGATGTGCCGGTTCCCGATGCTCGGAATGCCTCCCCCCGAATTGGTGCCCAGGGTCGGGCGGATTGGTGGGGACGCCTCGGTGGAGGAGTCCACGGTGACGGAGCAGTGCGGTGGGAGCAAGGGTCGCCGGCGCCGTAGGGACCCTCCCTCCTCGGGTGGCGCGACGGAGGACGAGTCGTCGAAGTTCGTCTCCACCTGTAGCGGCAACGAGTTG GCTGAAGCCGAGGCCAAACGTCTCAAGGCCATCAAATCTACTGATGGAAATGACAACATAAAAAGTGAGGCTGAGGCAAGTTCAGGCATCTGTAACAAGTTAGCTGCTCAAAATCCTCAAACAACTGAGCCACCAAAGCAAGATTACATCCATGTGAGAGCAAGAAGAGGTCAAGCAACAGACAGTCACAGCCTGTCAGAAAGA GCAAGGAGAGAAAAGATAAGCGAGAGAATGAAGATTCTCCAAGATCTTGTTCCTGGTTGTAACAAG GTAATTGGTAAAGCATCAGTTCTTGATGAGATAATAAACTATATTCAGGCCTTACAGCATCAGGTGGAG TTTCTATCTATGAAGCTAGAGGCTGTTAATTCCCCTATGAACACTACTATTGAAGTGTTTCCTTCCAAAGAT TTTAGTTCACAGAGATACAATACCACCTCTAGTTTGGCCTACAGCTCACAAACAAGGGAATATGAGCAGGGTTCAGGGACAGAATGGCTTCATATGCAG CCACCTTCTATATTTTCAGAGGTACATTTTTCGATTGAGTACTCCCTAATGCTCGAACGGTCATCAAAACACCCAGCCAGACAG GAATTAATGACTGCCATTTAG
- the LOC103990900 gene encoding transcription factor BHLH094 isoform X3 produces the protein MDPPSLMPRLPEMCRFPMLGMPPPELVPRVGRIGGDASVEESTVTEQCGGSKGRRRRRDPPSSGGATEDESSKFVSTCSGNELAEAEAKRLKAIKSTDGNDNIKSEAEASSGICNKLAAQNPQTTEPPKQDYIHVRARRGQATDSHSLSERARREKISERMKILQDLVPGCNKVIGKASVLDEIINYIQALQHQVEFLSMKLEAVNSPMNTTIEVFPSKDFSSQRYNTTSSLAYSSQTREYEQGSGTEWLHMQVGGAFERVT, from the exons ATGGATCCGCCGTCGTTGATGCCGCGGCTGCCGGAGATGTGCCGGTTCCCGATGCTCGGAATGCCTCCCCCCGAATTGGTGCCCAGGGTCGGGCGGATTGGTGGGGACGCCTCGGTGGAGGAGTCCACGGTGACGGAGCAGTGCGGTGGGAGCAAGGGTCGCCGGCGCCGTAGGGACCCTCCCTCCTCGGGTGGCGCGACGGAGGACGAGTCGTCGAAGTTCGTCTCCACCTGTAGCGGCAACGAGTTG GCTGAAGCCGAGGCCAAACGTCTCAAGGCCATCAAATCTACTGATGGAAATGACAACATAAAAAGTGAGGCTGAGGCAAGTTCAGGCATCTGTAACAAGTTAGCTGCTCAAAATCCTCAAACAACTGAGCCACCAAAGCAAGATTACATCCATGTGAGAGCAAGAAGAGGTCAAGCAACAGACAGTCACAGCCTGTCAGAAAGA GCAAGGAGAGAAAAGATAAGCGAGAGAATGAAGATTCTCCAAGATCTTGTTCCTGGTTGTAACAAG GTAATTGGTAAAGCATCAGTTCTTGATGAGATAATAAACTATATTCAGGCCTTACAGCATCAGGTGGAG TTTCTATCTATGAAGCTAGAGGCTGTTAATTCCCCTATGAACACTACTATTGAAGTGTTTCCTTCCAAAGAT TTTAGTTCACAGAGATACAATACCACCTCTAGTTTGGCCTACAGCTCACAAACAAGGGAATATGAGCAGGGTTCAGGGACAGAATGGCTTCATATGCAGGTTGGTGGTGCCTTTGAAAGAGTGACATGA
- the LOC103990900 gene encoding transcription factor BHLH094 isoform X1, translating to MDPPSLMPRLPEMCRFPMLGMPPPELVPRVGRIGGDASVEESTVTEQCGGSKGRRRRRDPPSSGGATEDESSKFVSTCSGNELAEAEAKRLKAIKSTDGNDNIKSEAEASSGICNKLAAQNPQTTEPPKQDYIHVRARRGQATDSHSLSERARREKISERMKILQDLVPGCNKVIGKASVLDEIINYIQALQHQVEFLSMKLEAVNSPMNTTIEVFPSKDFSSQRYNTTSSLAYSSQTREYEQGSGTEWLHMQPPSIFSEVHFSIEYSLMLERSSKHPARQVYLSSFSFSYFAMLEAITFN from the exons ATGGATCCGCCGTCGTTGATGCCGCGGCTGCCGGAGATGTGCCGGTTCCCGATGCTCGGAATGCCTCCCCCCGAATTGGTGCCCAGGGTCGGGCGGATTGGTGGGGACGCCTCGGTGGAGGAGTCCACGGTGACGGAGCAGTGCGGTGGGAGCAAGGGTCGCCGGCGCCGTAGGGACCCTCCCTCCTCGGGTGGCGCGACGGAGGACGAGTCGTCGAAGTTCGTCTCCACCTGTAGCGGCAACGAGTTG GCTGAAGCCGAGGCCAAACGTCTCAAGGCCATCAAATCTACTGATGGAAATGACAACATAAAAAGTGAGGCTGAGGCAAGTTCAGGCATCTGTAACAAGTTAGCTGCTCAAAATCCTCAAACAACTGAGCCACCAAAGCAAGATTACATCCATGTGAGAGCAAGAAGAGGTCAAGCAACAGACAGTCACAGCCTGTCAGAAAGA GCAAGGAGAGAAAAGATAAGCGAGAGAATGAAGATTCTCCAAGATCTTGTTCCTGGTTGTAACAAG GTAATTGGTAAAGCATCAGTTCTTGATGAGATAATAAACTATATTCAGGCCTTACAGCATCAGGTGGAG TTTCTATCTATGAAGCTAGAGGCTGTTAATTCCCCTATGAACACTACTATTGAAGTGTTTCCTTCCAAAGAT TTTAGTTCACAGAGATACAATACCACCTCTAGTTTGGCCTACAGCTCACAAACAAGGGAATATGAGCAGGGTTCAGGGACAGAATGGCTTCATATGCAG CCACCTTCTATATTTTCAGAGGTACATTTTTCGATTGAGTACTCCCTAATGCTCGAACGGTCATCAAAACACCCAGCCAGACAGGTGtacctttcttctttttccttttcatatttTGCAATGCTTGAAGCAATAACCTTCAATTAA
- the LOC103990900 gene encoding transcription factor BHLH089 isoform X4 — translation MDPPSLMPRLPEMCRFPMLGMPPPELVPRVGRIGGDASVEESTVTEQCGGSKGRRRRRDPPSSGGATEDESSKFVSTCSGNELAEAEAKRLKAIKSTDGNDNIKSEAEASSGICNKLAAQNPQTTEPPKQDYIHVRARRGQATDSHSLSERARREKISERMKILQDLVPGCNKVIGKASVLDEIINYIQALQHQVEFLSMKLEAVNSPMNTTIEVFPSKDFTEIQYHL, via the exons ATGGATCCGCCGTCGTTGATGCCGCGGCTGCCGGAGATGTGCCGGTTCCCGATGCTCGGAATGCCTCCCCCCGAATTGGTGCCCAGGGTCGGGCGGATTGGTGGGGACGCCTCGGTGGAGGAGTCCACGGTGACGGAGCAGTGCGGTGGGAGCAAGGGTCGCCGGCGCCGTAGGGACCCTCCCTCCTCGGGTGGCGCGACGGAGGACGAGTCGTCGAAGTTCGTCTCCACCTGTAGCGGCAACGAGTTG GCTGAAGCCGAGGCCAAACGTCTCAAGGCCATCAAATCTACTGATGGAAATGACAACATAAAAAGTGAGGCTGAGGCAAGTTCAGGCATCTGTAACAAGTTAGCTGCTCAAAATCCTCAAACAACTGAGCCACCAAAGCAAGATTACATCCATGTGAGAGCAAGAAGAGGTCAAGCAACAGACAGTCACAGCCTGTCAGAAAGA GCAAGGAGAGAAAAGATAAGCGAGAGAATGAAGATTCTCCAAGATCTTGTTCCTGGTTGTAACAAG GTAATTGGTAAAGCATCAGTTCTTGATGAGATAATAAACTATATTCAGGCCTTACAGCATCAGGTGGAG TTTCTATCTATGAAGCTAGAGGCTGTTAATTCCCCTATGAACACTACTATTGAAGTGTTTCCTTCCAAAGAT TTCACAGAGATACAATACCACCTCTAG